The nucleotide window aaaaaaaaatgatttgagtttcaaatttttcGTTGCACCAGAGAAACTCCAAGTTGCTCTTGCATAACCATAATGTGCACCACTCAAAGAAGCATGTATGTATGGTcctcaaatatcaaaagaaattgaattaGAATGAGTGCATACTTTATTCTTGAAGATATGAAATTTGAACGAGTTACACATGCACCTTTATACATGTTTCTCTCTATTGAGGACATCCAAAGGGCAGGATATTTTGTGACATTAGTCAGGTTGTCTTGTGTTTCTGGTAAGTcgaatgaaaataaattaattgaCAACAATAACATCACATTGTAGAAATGTTGCCTATGTACTTATTTAGATCAGATTCCTTTCGTAATGATGAAAGGATCATATATATGTTTTGGTGACTGTGCTCTAAAATCATAAATGATAATGATatagatcaaatgaatgttgtTTAGAAGCAAGGCCACTTGCTATTTATTGTGAGACTTTAGATACCACAGTCTGCATTGCTCTCATCTTTCTCAATCATCAtcttcaaagaaaatgaaggaatgAAGTAATGTCTTCAGCCAAGTAGTCGATTGTGAACTTCGCACTCACTTAGAAAGAAGTTGAAGGAATGCAAAACATATTGCTTAAGAAAAGTTCAGAATTGTGAGTTACAATACCCAGATCTAAAAcctgaaaatgattttttgtggGTAGTCCAATTAGTGATTAAGACATTTGACATATTATTAGATAGAAGATAATTGAGAGCATTTCATTTGTTTACCTACCCTCAAGTCAATTACATATCGACATGTGTCATGTTGGAATTTCAAACATACGAAAATttatagttgaaaaaaaatgattttttgataAGAGAAATGAGTTGATTATTTTCTTCCATGGCAatgaaggaagaaaacttgGAGTTGTGGTTATGTTCCATGAATAACCTCTTTACAAAGATATTTTGGCAGCAATTGTTATTAAGTCAACCCTTTAAGTAATCGCTTGGGTGGAAAGCCATAGAGAAAAAACATTTCTGGTTAGTAGGTATCTCGAAGAAGGTGAAGCCCCCTTCCCTTACTCCCAGGGTTCAAGGCTACTTTAGGACCTGGGTAGAAAGCGAGACACCCATCAACTAGACAGTGCATTTGTCATTTGCTGTCCAGAGAAATAGCACCTATAGAAATCAAATTGAAGACTGAACTTTCCCTAGCTCGTCAGCTCGACTAACTACGCTATGCCCCTCAGAGCTGTAGTATCTTTTATTGTACTGAAAATCGATGCTTTGCTACATAGCAAAGGTATGATACTCTCTTGTAGGCAAATAATTTTTTGGGATGGCTAACCTTAAGATTGATTTATTTACCATAATTGCTCTATGTTCAACTCCATTTGGCTTTACCCAAGCCAGACATTCCTTTACTCCTCTTGTAAGACGTAAGTTTTAGCACACAATGAAAATTTGTCCTCTAATACCATTCAATGATTAGGCACCCAACCCCTTGAAGAAATGCATGACTTTCTTCTGTTTGGTCAACTTACTCCATTATAATTACAAGTGACATCAAATGATGCACCCATGAAAAATATCAGACCATGTCAGATGCCCctttaggggctgtttggcaatagtaacatattgttactgtttcataaatctgtccctaaaaaacaaaacaaatttttgaaacactTTGTATTATGCAATCTACTCCACTTTTTTAGGCAGGTTCATGGGACAGTGATATTTTGTTACTTTTACTAAACAGCCCCTTAGATTCAAACATGGGATTACTTTTTGGTCCTCTTGAATAAGTTGTCAATATTATATACCAATTTTGAACTTACATCGAAAGAAACTGGCCTCATGCTTAATAAAAGCATTTTGAAATCTTCCAAAAACAAGATGTTGATGGATTATCCCCTTTATTTGTTTGCAAAACAGACAATCATGTTAACTTACTGCATTTGGCCTAACCAATCCAATGGTACATTGCATTTGTTCAATCTAAACATTGACTAAAAAGTATGTGAAAACAACTGCTTAGcgaaaaacttgaaatttgtaTAGtcatacaacaaaaggaaactaATGGGAGCTCGAAGGTAAGTGAAATCCTTTAGCCAACGATGAACTTCAGTTATCACATATATAGTTAAATCAGTTACCACACGAATTGTTAAGTTCTCATAAGAGAAACATGAATTCAAATTAACTATTAGGCTCTGATATGAGAATCGTCGGTGATTTAAGTCCATGTTAGGTTAAATTTACAAATTAAGCAAACAATGGATTTCTCAACTGGGATCTCAAAAGTGTTACCTTGTGATAACCACAAATTTGTAGGCCGACAGGCAAGGGGTCTGACCGTAGTTCTGTAGTTTTAAAATCTACATATTTTTAGCAACATCCATACTTAATTGCATATAGGTGAGTAAgtaaaacattttatttcatgtaaaataacaataagagcATGCTTGAACTTGAACTCCCTCCCAACGTAGCCTTTCCCAAATTTTTGGATAATATAAAAACTCTTGAACAAATAATTTGTTAAGACAAGGTCACAGTTCTTGCCGGTTCAATAACATACTCATCCCCCATACTCACATTGGAACATGCTTGAAACCAAACACAAGCTACTTTCATTGTCATCGTCACATACTATACATGAGGAGATACTAATTTGCAAATTTTGTAATACCCTTATGATCATAGCTTAGGAATGCAAGATTAGACTCCAAAAGGTGTGGCAAACCACTTAGGAGAAAGAAAACTAATCATTTCATAAAATCAACGGATTGAGATATATTGATGAAGACTTTTTACATCAAACTCCAAAGCCTTATTAATGGAAGCCTGATTTCCTGACTGGAAAAGCAAGAATTCAATATGGCACCATATACATGCAATGACAAATATAACAATCataatgattcaaatgaaaaattggCTTCTTAGCTGCTGCCATAGACCTAATTTTCAGTGTTGCTGGTGTAACTAGGAAGTTCCTCTTGGTTGAACCAAAGGCTGATCTCATCCTTTGCAGTTCGAGGATCGCTGCTTCCATGAATGACGTTCCTGTAAATCAAATTATTCTGAGAatagaaacttttgaaaagaatatACTTAAAAGACACCATATAATAAGAATCACTGAGTGTGTTCTTAATGTCCTTGGATCAAAGTGGTGGAACCTTCCCTATGGGGCAGCTGAATAACAGAATCAAGCTTGGCTAGTTTTCTATAATTTAACAATGGTTTGCATATGAGTCCAGGAAGGACAGGTCTTCATCTCATGGTGTTTTGTTGATTGATGATTGCAAATAGAATTCCGTTTTTAGGAGTTCATAGTAGGACCCACAGATTTATTTTTATTCAATGGAGAAACTCATACCTTAATAGAATGGTGACCATAGAACGACCTTAGTGAAGGTAAAAACTCTGGAGTTAGGTTGCTAGTGTCTATGCCATTGCTAGGTGTTGGTTTGCTTGAGGGAATGGCAGGCAGAGTAGTTGAACCATGACCCACTCCCACCATGTGAAACCCCATTTGTACAGAGAATTGCCAACTATTAACTACTTGATTCAGCTTCCTCCATCAATACATGAAACTTATAGTGTGTTAATTCATAGATgaaaaactttcattttcaacCTTTAGGAGTTGTTCGGCAGCAAAACattgttactgtctcatgaatcctcctcaaaaaaaattgagacagattcatgaaatactaaaacaaatgttccatgaatctgctccaattttttttggacaGATTCATAAGACAGTAACAATGTATTACTATAGTCAAACGATTCCTTAAAGAACAATGCCTCTTTTCAAAGAGAATCAAGGAAAAAATTACGTGCAGATAACCAGCCCTATTCCAAAATAAGAGGAGTGGTCAAGAAATGCCTATGGTTTCTCaatgactgaaaaaaaaaatgcagcctCAGCATCTATGCCTCCAAGAATGTCTCAATTCAGTAAGTAGGATCCAACTCAAGTTGGATGCACTATTAGATTTAgccctatgtcacatgggttaCCAGTACTAGTGCTTGTATGGGTGTTGTTGGTATAGGTACAGGTGCTGAGTACTTACAAAAAACTTGAGTACTAAGAcacgactatatatatatatatatatatatatatatatatatatatatatatatatatatatatatactgaaaacgaaatataaaaatagatcaaaaacatacaaaaagtacaaaaatatatgaaaacttgCAAACATTAAGTCAAACAGTGCAAGTAATGTTTTGTACCAGCACTAGTCAACACGAGTATTTCTACCGTTTAGATGTAGCCTTAACAGACAAGGTTTGTGCCTCATCTCCCCAACCTGATCCAGTAGTGCAAACAGAGGATCTGAAATGGTCCATCACAGGACAAGACAACTTGGCCAAATGTGGACTGGTTCTAAAGTAAAGCAGCAGCAGCTATAAAACAGCCAGCTCGCACTTAAGACAATGTCGACTCAAGGAAAAAGCATGAGCAGTGTGCAATCCAACCCCCCCAAACCCGCCAAAGTCCCACTTTGGAAAAGAGAAACGATGATAAATAGAAAttttaggggctgtttggtcACGTTAACGTTCTATTACTGTACTACCAACTTGTCTCAAAACCTAGGGCAGATTCAAAGAACATCATcactagtgtttcatgaatctgttctaTTTTTTGAGGCATATTTATGGGATAGTAACGatgtgttactgttgccaaacgaccccttaaTGGAGCTTAAGACATACCGTTCAGGCAAGACTGCAAGGTCTCCAACAATTGTTCCAGGCTCTGATCTCTGTGGATCGTTGTTTCCAATAAGCTTCTGGCTATACCTTACCACTGCTTCCCCTTCCCAAACCTGCAGGAGCAAATACAAGCATATGGGCAGCATATTATGAAATATGAAGAGAAGACTGCCCTAAGAACCTCATATAATTCAAATAATATTCAGGCAAGTTGCATGAATAATATAATTTCCAAGTTAGAGTAACAATAGTCAATATTTCTGATTAAAACAAACTAAGATGAAATCCACAATGCAGAAACAGTGTCCCATTGAATGACAAAACCAATAATTCTGGATGGATGTAAGAAATGATTGCTATTATTTATTTCATGGGACACAGCATAAACATGACAATAGCATCCGGACAAAGGTTTGGATGcaataaaaagtgaaaaccgTTAACTTTTACCAATAACATCTGCAGTCAGACCTGTTCTAAGAAAATGAACTTCGAGGTAGCAGATGAGAAACAATCATTTGTAAATACAGGTCATGATTACCACATTTGATAGTAATTCTATAGCTAAAGCCCAACCACAAGAACAACCTCACAATTTGCGACTAACCATTGCAAGAACGGGACCGGAGCACAAAAAGTTGGATAACGAATTGAAGGAAGACCCCTTAATTCTGTTTTTACGACAGTGTTCTTCAGCAATGCTCTTTGTTGGAATCACCAGCCTGATGGCCACAAGTTTGAATCCTTTGCGCTCGAAACGAGCAATAATTTCTCCAatctaaataaacaaaagatgGAATAACACAAAACGTTTGAGATAAAGAAGATGGTAGACCAGAATACATAGAAGCTGGCTGTAATGGACCGATGTTTGCATTCACAGTATTTAATAGACAATGACGAGCTGAAGCAAATATTTCATCCCTTGAACAGCATACTCTCTTTAATTGTTAAGCGTATCTTCAAAGGCATCAAACCATTGACTGCCACTATTGGCATCTTAATCAAGATCAACTAAGAACATCAAATCTTCATCTTGTACGTAGTTCCGCATCCTTACATTCATGTTAGCTGCACTTATGGTACATTGTAAGTTAATGAAGCTTTGAAAGTTATTCTTTGGACAGCAGCACACAGGTAATCGGCGCCCAAGTAGCATGTATCTGTTTTCCTTCCATTGCTAGTTAACACAAGGTAAAGAAGTATGCATAGACACTAAtgacacacaaaaaaaagtatGTAAAATGAACTCCGAAACGACCAATGTTTCCTTTTCCAAAAGAAAGACAGAAGAGATCGAGTATACAACTCCCTGAAAGACAAAAGAGATCGAGTATAGATACTTTTGCTTGAGGAAGTCTTAAACTCCCTCTTGGTGGCTGATGCTAGGAACATCTGTTTGGTCTCCAACAATGCTTAGCAGTAGCCCAGCCAACGTGGGGCTGGCATGGGTGCCAGCCCAAGATAGCTTCACATTTTTGTCTGTTTAATTTCAAGTTTGTTTGTGCATGTACCTGTTTTCCTTTCCATAATTATGGGCATTCTACACGTACGAGAAAAAAACTCAACTGCTTATAGCATCAGCGGAGCCAGCGTTGGGCTGGCGTGAGTGcctgcccatgccagcccaaTGTACTAATTAGTACATAGTGCcccataacaaaaaatttctggctccccCACTGCTTACTGGCTTAAGGAAGATCGATAGCCTTGGCGCGGTGTCTTGGATGGTGTGAAGTCTCTCAGACATAGGTTTGTTATTCTCGGTATTGACCTAAGTTTTGACACTCTATGCTTAACCTTTAACCTTTTTGTACAGAATGAGTAAATGCTTCTTTTTGTATAGctatttttgtttaataaaaagGTAGGAGGCCTATCCTCCAAGAGGTTGATTCTGAAATAGTTGATTCCGAAATAGCAGACGATCAGGAAGAATCATTGATTTGAGGCCCCTCATGATGGTATAATATGAAAATCCATGAATGGAAGTTTGCATTAGATGGGTTTGATCCATAGTTACAAACATCATTTTCGAGTTTCAAGGGGGAGTTTTTCTTAGGTACAATACCGTAAATATATGTTGAGAATTTTGGTAAATTgtaaaacaattaataaaaaaatcaaaaattaaaatgtggaaaatgtgaaaataaaaatctggtaaataaaaaaatttgaaaaagtaaaaaaacaaaaaaggttgaaagaacttttttttttgcgcCTTTTTTACGTGTTTTCCTGCTGACTTggttttttaacaaattttttttcgaaaaaagcGCGTTTTTTGAAGCTATAATAGTTTGACATGATCCACAACATCATGAACAAGCTACTTGAAATGTAAAACCACATTcctaacaaaaatttaagaaatagcAACCACGAAAGCACAAGCGAAGTGAACAAAATTTTTGCTAGTACTCATAAAATAACCAATAGAAGTTAAAATAGCTACTGACTTTACCAGGCCTCTTTGCACCCCATCCGGCTTGATAAGAATAAAAGTGCGCTCCATCTAAAACATGATAACCACAAAATGATGAACACAGaaggaagaaaattttaatgATACCATATCGAGTAACACAGGGATAAAAGTACCTCAGCAGCTTCTGCAGGCTGATCCTGAAGCATGTATGCTACAAAAGCAAAGACAGCCACAAATTCATAAACGAAAAGGCTTTCAGAATGTTTATTCCAAAAAGCCCCCCAAAAAATTCGTTAATTTACCTTAAAATCATTATGAAAGAAATTATTTATTGGTTACGTATATCTGTCTTGGTTCAAATTTGAAACGGGTCCAGTATCAATGTGTCTTGTACAAAGCGAAGAAATGTGGATACAAACAGTAAAACAAACGAGTCGTGTATCAGCTTCGATCCATGCTCCATATCCAAGGCTGGAGTATGTAGCAAGCAACTCCAATAAAACCTTTCACTTTAACTTTATCACTGCCCTCTCTTCCACAAAGATGCCACAAGGATATAAAACAAACACTCGGTCATAATCATGGTCATAAAATATGTTCTCGCGTTTTAAACAGCAAGGTTTCCTATAATGTAATACAGTGatcttaaaaaaacaagaaaaatatgctaaatttttatttatatgtaatatatatatatatatatatataacataaacataaaaaataagtaccCAAGCAACAACTaaagaatagaaaataaaacaggcagtttggcattaaaaacgtgaaaaaaaaaacatttaaaatgaaagaaacctGGAAAAaccctgtttttcttttttacgttttgtcattttttcaaaaaaatgcatctttttttttttagttctaaACAGCTTACTGATTTTTTCTCACGTTTTACACGTGTTTTTTTGGGACCATGGGACTCGTAActactgaatatatatatatatatatataaaagaaagtttGATATGTGCAAAAAGGACGGGTGAACTTATGATTTTGGGTTAGACCTGTTTCAAAAATCCATCCAACCATGAAAAAGATGAGGAAAGATTTTCAACTTGGTCAGACATACAAGGTCGTTCGTCCATGAAAACTTAAATGTTGAAATAGAAACTTGGACGGTCCTCACAATCTTAGAATTACCAAACAGTCGTGCAAAATAATACAGAAACCCAGGGCGGATCCCAATTTATTGATATCTCTTATCCAAATTCCCGATCCAGTGTTGAAGATATAAAAAGAAGGGACTATTCAAAGCACAGTTGACAAACACAGGAGTCGGACTTAGATCGGTAGACGGCCGGGTCAGCGACTCGGTCGAGTCATgccataaatttttataatgtatttttactGTAATCTTGCTGTGTGGTCTATTGTCTCCCCCACCAAGTATGGAACAACATGATTTTGGTTATAATTTCTCAGCAACAAGAACCATGAACGAGGCCGTAAATCTAAGAACACTTGCGTAGCttatatttatttctttctctctgcatCAACCACCCCATTCTCCATGAGCCTCTAGACGTTTAGAGACTCATGGTGAGAATATATTTGCGCTAGTATTTCTTTCATGGCCCTAATAAAAACATTCATGAGAAGAAGGACAAGCGAAAAATGGTTGCAAATTTAAGAATCTAAATGAATGTTTACACCTTAAGGGGCGTTTGATATATCAAGAATCATAgagttttaaaatcaaaatgctcatttttcaagaaattgctaACTCGACGAATTCTCTTCTCCGATCATCTCACTGATGTTGCCAACAATGATTCAAAGGCTTTCTATGGAAAAGAAAGGATGCTcattgaatgttttttttatcgttGTTTATACTGGCAAGACGCAGCCAGATAATGTCTGTTGGGCTGTACAGCATAGATGAAGAggcaatttctttcttcttctttttttaacttcCATCAGTCTATTTCATGAAGAAAAGGCTACAAAACCTGCCGCAGGAAGAACTAGAGCTCCAGAAAGCCATCCACTCAAGGTACTCCTGGCTTCTTTCTGCTGATAAACTGAAGCCAGTGTAGACATCTTTCCTCTAAAAGAAGCAGCAGATGCCGCTGCCACTGTCCGCCCTTCTGCAAATTAGAAATAATATAACAGCAATTTAAGCATGTCAACAATGGGGGAAGCCAGAAATAGGGCAGAAGGTGCAAAACAGCACAGTTTCGTCAGAAAGACCGACGGGAAAAACACACGCGCTCACGTTTGATCAAGATCgaataaaataatcaaaaggCCACAGGCTTCAGAGGTTTGTAGATCGAAATCGTCCGAAAGAGCAGGCAGAAACTCACGGGAGAAGAGAACCGAGTTCCGGGAGGCGGGAAGGAGCGTTCTAGCGCTCCTTGAAGCGGCTCTGCATATCTGGGAACTCATTCTCCTCTGGCGGCCCGGAGAGTCGGAGACGAGGTCAAATAGAAAAGGGCacaggaagagaagaggaagaagtgagCTCGCTCGCGCTGAGAGGCCGAACGTATTTATAAGTCAGGTAGCGCAACCAGAAAAGGGTCTCGACCATGAGTACACGCCGTCAGACCTCGAGCACCAAATTCCATTAATTCTCACAGGGAATGAAATTCTTAGCTTGAAGCAGCAGAAACCACCTCCACGGAAGAAAACTAACCTCCtattttcccaaaagaaaactTAGAACCCATCAGAAGAGAAACTTCATAGAGCACCAAATTGCAATTCTCACTGGAAATAAAATTCTTAGCTTGGGCGAACAGAATCACCTCATCGAAGGCATCATTGTTCCCCACAAAAAGAAACTTGAGAACCCATCAAAAGAGAGACTTCCTCGAGTAGTAAATTACACTCTTCTTTGGAGATGAAATTCTTAGCTTGGACCAGCAGGAAGCACCGGCATTGAAGAAAACTAGCATCCTATGCTCCCCAGAAAGAAACTTATAAGAACCTATTAGAAAAGAGACTACCTCCAGCACCAAATTGCAGCTTGGAATTAAAATTGAATTCCTTAGCTTGGACCAGCAGGGGCCACCTGCATTGAAGCTCTCAATTCTTTTCCAATAAATTTCTAATGGAAATTCTCCTTTAGCAGGAAGTCATAACCAAACAAATCGCATCGTCAAATTTTGGAATGGAGTAAAGAAGCTCCAGTAAAATGATGATTTCAATTTGATGACAAGCTTCATGCTCAATCTTTTATCTTCCTAAACAAAACCTTCAGTCTTTGTCTTTAATGGCATTTGCTACCCAATCCGTATCCGATTCATTTCGTATCTGATTTTTACACTcgcatctgaatccaaattttaaaccaaacCTGTCCAACTTTTAAGATCTAAGAGCATCAAATATCagatattttgtttaaaactacGTCTATCCGAATCTGGATCCGATGGGAGAGGCCGTTGCCTTCCCATTCCGGCAGCCCCCTCAACCCCAGGCATCTGCGCCGCGGCGCCCGCCACATAGCCTGCCGGTGACTGGAGGGGGCGGTGGGCCGCTGGAATGGGTGACGGCTTCCCATCCCTCCTATAAGGAATCGATACAAAACTTATTTACCTTTCACAATAATTTCTTCGATTAGAATTCTATTCGTAGTAGTAGTTCTTCACTTAGATTTATAACTTGTTAAAAATGGGTGTAAAAATTACTTTTCATATGCACTATAAAGAGAGATTTGTCGtaggaggaaaaaagaaaacaagacatAGAAGTTGAAGAAATCTTTGTACAACAAACAGATCACATCGGCGGTTTTATAGGGACATTATTCAATTTGGTTATGGAATTAATAGTTATGATCATCGTATATGTGTCATAAACAATGACGTGTATTTTACATTCTTTTAGCTGAAGTTGACAAACTCGATTAGTGAGGCAAAAAGATTAGTTAGGTACACTTTTTGGAAATGAAACACATAGGTCTTCATCTATATTTCCAGAATTCGTATTGGGAAGAAAGGTAGCTAGAAAATTATGTTTGAGCCAACAAAGATACCTTGATTCAATTTGGAGAAGGTGTGaaatagaaaatttaatttaatcCACAAAATAATTTTCTTACGAAAAGATGCAAATTAAGCATAAAGGATTGCCCAAAAAGTGAATAAACTAACTAAATATACCACATGTTCAGGCAGTAAAAAACTTAATTCAGGTCATGCTGGTTACTAAGCCTGACATGGGTTTTTGCATTTTGCTTGGTAAGTCAATTTCAGAGCAATCATAAATGGATACACTGGGAATTAGgaaaaataattataagaaatattaatgaaatggaaaagaaaccGTATTATTAGATATGCTCCAAGATAGTGAAAAACCATGGTCAATTCGGCTCCCACGGTAAAGTGGGAGGTGTTGGCACTTATATGTACCACGGCACATAAGAACGTTcggaaatgaaaaattaaaaagatcacGAAAACAAACAAACGTATCAGATATTAGAAAGGTGTTTTAAAACCAAAGATGTTCTTCGTCGACTCATAAAACTCAATACGAACTCCAAGAGACGTACTTCCTTAGTTCTTACATCTTTAAATAATCTATCTTTGTTTTATGCTATTATTTTTGTTCGCATAAAGAGCCCGTGGAACGTTAGACCATACTGGCATACTCTCTCTGGAAAATGCTATGATGAGTTAGTTAATGATAATTCTTACATGCTTCACTTTAATTTAATTCCATTTATTAGATAAGCAAAAACTGGAACAAGACGCATGAGCCAAGCGTTCCGCAGTATCTGTATTTACCATTTCACGCCTACCCAAAGAAGCCGAAGCCCTTCCCCTGCTACTGGGTCCAGAATC belongs to Nymphaea colorata isolate Beijing-Zhang1983 chromosome 13, ASM883128v2, whole genome shotgun sequence and includes:
- the LOC116267286 gene encoding nucleoside diphosphate kinase IV, chloroplastic/mitochondrial-like isoform X1, with the translated sequence MSSQICRAASRSARTLLPASRNSVLFSQGRTVAAASAASFRGKMSTLASVYQQKEARSTLSGWLSGALVLPAAAYMLQDQPAEAAEMERTFILIKPDGVQRGLIGEIIARFERKGFKLVAIRLVIPTKSIAEEHCRKNRIKGSSFNSLSNFLCSGPVLAMVWEGEAVVRYSQKLIGNNDPQRSEPGTIVGDLAVLPERNVIHGSSDPRTAKDEISLWFNQEELPSYTSNTEN
- the LOC116267286 gene encoding nucleoside diphosphate kinase III, chloroplastic/mitochondrial-like isoform X2 — translated: MSSQICRAASRSARTLLPASRNSVLFSQGRTVAAASAASFRGKMSTLASVYQQKEARSTLSGWLSGALVLPAAAYMLQDQPAEAAEMERTFILIKPDGVQRGLVWEGEAVVRYSQKLIGNNDPQRSEPGTIVGDLAVLPERNVIHGSSDPRTAKDEISLWFNQEELPSYTSNTEN